A portion of the Pseudarthrobacter defluvii genome contains these proteins:
- a CDS encoding DUF402 domain-containing protein gives MRDEDELKYPGPAGESGPVLHTTTTRVPNGLEPGQLVVSRNRKWNGKAHWVVPGRYVGEDQHGWWIFQGTNEFCSRPGAAFYTRSDAVLLVPREGDWVATFYDSAHPGGVRVYIDLAVGHEWTHIRPEVTEFHVIDMDLDVIRTEARGVFIDDQDEFAEHSVSMHYPQRLIEDIQAAADGLYHAVKAQHAPFDGTDVEWFTKGRTT, from the coding sequence GTGAGGGACGAGGATGAACTGAAGTACCCCGGGCCTGCCGGGGAGTCCGGACCGGTTCTGCACACCACAACCACACGCGTCCCCAACGGGCTGGAGCCGGGCCAACTGGTGGTTTCCCGCAACCGCAAGTGGAATGGCAAGGCCCACTGGGTTGTGCCCGGCCGGTACGTCGGCGAAGACCAGCACGGCTGGTGGATTTTCCAGGGCACCAACGAGTTCTGCTCCCGCCCCGGCGCCGCCTTCTACACGCGCTCCGACGCGGTGCTGCTGGTGCCGCGCGAGGGTGACTGGGTGGCCACGTTCTACGACTCCGCCCACCCCGGCGGCGTGCGCGTGTACATCGACCTGGCGGTCGGCCACGAGTGGACACACATCCGGCCCGAGGTGACCGAGTTCCATGTGATCGACATGGACCTGGACGTCATCCGGACCGAGGCGCGCGGCGTCTTCATCGACGACCAGGACGAGTTCGCGGAGCACAGCGTCTCCATGCATTACCCCCAGCGGCTGATCGAGGACATCCAGGCTGCCGCGGACGGGCTTTACCACGCCGTGAAGGCACAGCACGCGCCGTTCGACGGCACCGACGTCGAATGGTTTACCAAAGGACGCACCACATGA
- a CDS encoding aconitate hydratase — protein MSTVDSFGSKGKLNVAGTEYEIFRLNSVEGAENLPFSLKVLLENLLRTEDGANITADHVRALAGWDPNAEPDTEIQFTPARVIMQDFTGVPCVVDLATMREAVKDLGGDPKRVNPLAPAEMVIDHSVQIDAFGNSGALERNMEIEYQRNGERYQFLRWGQTAFDDFKVVPPGTGIVHQVNIEYLARTVMTREVDGALRAYPDTCVGTDSHTTMVNGLGVLGWGVGGIEAEAAMLGQPVSMLIPRVVGFKLSGSIPAGATATDVVLTITEMLRQHGVVGKFVEFYGEGVAAVPLANRATIGNMSPEFGSTAAMFPIDDVTLDYLRLTGRADQNVALVEAYAKEQGLWHDPSRDIKFSEYLELDLSTVVPSISGPKRPQDRIILSESKAQFREDLRNYVKLDLADGSLDEAIDESFPASDSPSFTATATHLSEEAPHAHGPKSNGRPSKKVAVKTADGREFELDHGAVSIASITSCTNTSNPSVMLAAALLARNAVEKGLAAKPWVKTSVAPGSKVVTDYYNKSGLTPYLEKLGFYIVGYGCATCIGNSGPLDAEISEAIQANDLSVTAVLSGNRNFEGRINPDVKMNYLASPPLVIAYALAGTMDFDFENDALGQDEAGNDVFLKDIWPNPVEVQQVIDSSIDKDMFAKGYEGVFEGDDRWKALDTPAGDTFAWDEKSTYVRKPPYFEGMQAQPEPVKDISGARVLLKLGDSVTTDHISPAGSFKSDTPAGQYLLANGVERKDFNSYGSRRGNHEVMIRGTFANIRIKNQLLDGVEGGFTRDFTQADGPQAYVYDAAQNYQAAGTPLVVLAGKEYGSGSSRDWAAKGTALLGVKAVIAESYERIHRSNLIGMGVLPLQYPAGENAASLGLTGTETFSVEGVTALNEGTTPKTLKVTATAEDGSSKSFDAVLRIDTPGEADYYRNGGILQYVLRQISAN, from the coding sequence ATGAGCACTGTGGACAGTTTCGGTTCAAAAGGCAAACTTAATGTAGCCGGAACCGAATACGAGATTTTCCGGCTGAACTCCGTTGAAGGTGCAGAAAACCTTCCGTTCAGCCTCAAGGTATTGCTTGAAAACCTGTTGAGGACCGAGGACGGCGCGAACATCACTGCCGATCACGTTCGCGCTTTGGCAGGCTGGGATCCCAATGCGGAGCCCGATACAGAAATCCAGTTCACGCCGGCGCGCGTGATCATGCAGGACTTCACCGGCGTTCCCTGCGTGGTCGACCTCGCCACCATGCGTGAGGCCGTCAAGGACCTGGGCGGTGACCCCAAGAGGGTGAACCCCCTTGCACCGGCCGAAATGGTCATTGACCACTCCGTGCAGATCGATGCCTTCGGCAACTCCGGCGCGCTGGAGCGCAACATGGAGATCGAGTACCAGCGCAACGGTGAGCGTTACCAGTTCCTGCGCTGGGGCCAGACCGCGTTCGACGACTTCAAGGTGGTTCCTCCGGGAACCGGCATCGTGCACCAGGTCAACATCGAATACCTGGCCCGCACCGTCATGACCCGCGAAGTGGACGGTGCGCTCCGCGCCTACCCTGACACCTGCGTGGGCACCGACTCGCACACCACCATGGTCAACGGCCTGGGCGTCCTGGGCTGGGGCGTTGGCGGCATCGAAGCCGAGGCAGCCATGCTGGGACAGCCTGTCTCCATGCTGATCCCGCGGGTTGTCGGCTTCAAGCTCAGCGGCAGCATCCCCGCCGGCGCCACCGCCACCGACGTGGTGCTGACCATCACCGAGATGCTCCGCCAGCACGGTGTCGTGGGCAAGTTCGTTGAGTTCTACGGCGAAGGCGTGGCCGCGGTGCCGCTGGCAAACCGCGCCACCATCGGCAACATGAGTCCCGAATTCGGTTCCACCGCCGCGATGTTCCCCATCGACGACGTCACCCTGGACTACCTGCGCCTCACCGGCCGCGCAGACCAGAACGTGGCCCTCGTCGAGGCATACGCCAAGGAACAGGGCCTCTGGCACGATCCTTCCCGCGACATCAAGTTCTCCGAGTACCTGGAACTGGATCTGTCCACGGTTGTCCCGTCGATTTCCGGCCCCAAGCGCCCGCAGGACCGCATCATCCTCTCCGAGTCCAAGGCCCAGTTCCGCGAGGACCTCCGCAACTACGTCAAGCTTGACCTCGCCGACGGCAGCCTGGACGAAGCAATCGATGAGAGCTTCCCGGCGTCCGACTCGCCGTCGTTCACGGCAACGGCAACGCACCTCTCCGAGGAAGCTCCGCACGCCCATGGACCGAAGTCCAACGGCCGCCCGTCCAAGAAGGTTGCGGTCAAGACCGCCGATGGCCGCGAATTCGAACTGGACCACGGCGCGGTGTCGATCGCCTCGATCACGTCCTGCACCAACACGTCCAACCCGTCCGTGATGCTGGCCGCCGCACTGCTGGCCCGCAACGCGGTGGAAAAGGGCCTCGCCGCCAAGCCGTGGGTCAAGACCTCCGTGGCTCCCGGTTCCAAGGTTGTCACCGACTACTACAACAAGTCGGGCCTGACCCCCTACCTGGAGAAGCTTGGCTTCTACATCGTGGGCTATGGCTGCGCCACCTGCATCGGCAACTCCGGCCCGCTGGACGCTGAGATCTCCGAGGCCATCCAGGCCAACGACCTCTCCGTCACCGCAGTCCTCTCCGGCAACCGCAACTTCGAAGGCCGCATCAACCCGGACGTCAAGATGAACTACCTGGCCTCCCCGCCGCTGGTCATCGCCTACGCCTTGGCCGGAACCATGGACTTCGACTTCGAGAACGACGCGCTGGGCCAGGACGAAGCTGGCAACGACGTCTTCCTGAAGGACATCTGGCCCAACCCGGTCGAGGTGCAGCAGGTCATCGATTCCTCGATCGACAAGGACATGTTCGCCAAGGGCTACGAGGGAGTCTTCGAGGGCGACGACCGCTGGAAGGCGCTCGACACCCCCGCCGGCGACACCTTCGCCTGGGACGAGAAGTCCACCTACGTCCGGAAGCCCCCGTACTTCGAAGGCATGCAGGCGCAGCCGGAGCCCGTCAAGGACATCTCCGGCGCCCGCGTGCTCCTGAAGCTCGGCGACTCCGTCACCACCGACCACATCTCCCCGGCCGGTTCCTTCAAGTCCGACACCCCTGCCGGCCAGTACCTGCTGGCCAACGGTGTGGAGCGCAAGGACTTCAACTCCTACGGCTCGCGCCGTGGCAACCACGAAGTGATGATCCGCGGAACATTCGCGAACATCCGCATCAAGAACCAGCTCCTTGACGGCGTTGAGGGTGGCTTCACCCGCGACTTCACCCAGGCAGACGGCCCGCAGGCCTACGTCTACGACGCCGCCCAGAACTACCAGGCAGCCGGCACCCCGCTGGTTGTCCTGGCAGGCAAGGAGTACGGTTCCGGTTCGTCCCGCGACTGGGCCGCCAAGGGCACCGCGCTGCTGGGCGTCAAGGCCGTCATCGCCGAGAGCTACGAGCGCATCCACCGCTCCAACCTCATCGGGATGGGCGTCCTGCCGCTGCAGTACCCGGCCGGCGAGAACGCTGCCAGCCTGGGCTTGACCGGCACGGAAACCTTCTCGGTTGAGGGCGTCACCGCCCTGAACGAGGGCACCACGCCCAAGACCCTGAAGGTCACCGCCACGGCAGAGGACGGCTCCTCCAAGTCCTTCGACGCCGTCCTGCGCATCGATACCCCGGGTGAAGCGGACTACTACCGCAACGGCGGCATCCTGCAGTACGTGCTGCGCCAGATCTCCGCCAACTAG
- the dxs gene encoding 1-deoxy-D-xylulose-5-phosphate synthase, translating into MGILDTIRNPQDLNELTEEQLEQLASEIREFLITNVSQTGGHLGPNLGVVELTLAVHRIFESPRDSIVFDTGHQSYVHKLLTGRQDFSTLRQEGGLSGYPARAESEHDIVESSHASSSLSWADGISRARQLTGEGDRHVVAIVGDGALTGGMAWEAINNIAADKKRRVVIVVNDNGRSYAPTVGGFADYLASLRPTIDSFRAAPAYEGALDWWKKRLQNGGPVGQFTYKSLHAMKKGIKDWWAPQGMFEDLGMKYIGPVDGHNLQAMENALSTAKNYGGPVIVHAMTEKGHGYAPARAHEADQFHAVGIIDPETGEPTGSGGAQSWTSVFADEIAAIADERDDIVGVTGAMLIPVGLHKFAAKHPKRVIDVGIAEQHALTAAAGMAFGGLHPVVAVYATFLNRAFDQLLMDVALHKAGVTIVLDRAGVTGPDGASHHGMWDMAMVQIVPGLHLAAPRDATRLREELREAVAISDAPSVVRFSKGSVGPAVEALERLSDGVDVLARRPSGSTENDVLIVSVGAMSELALDVSNRLGAQGISTTVVDPRWVLPVRKSIIALASHHRLVICIEDGVRAGGVGSRIRQEMRAAGVDTALNEVGLPVEFLEHGTRNQVLERVGLTAQQITHDVVAQVLGTKVPFARPLPGQQHPTTGSLPIL; encoded by the coding sequence TTGGGAATCTTGGACACCATCCGGAATCCGCAGGACCTGAACGAGTTGACCGAGGAACAGCTGGAACAGCTGGCTTCGGAGATCAGGGAATTCCTGATCACGAACGTCTCCCAGACGGGCGGCCACCTCGGGCCCAACCTCGGCGTCGTGGAACTGACGCTGGCCGTGCACCGCATTTTCGAATCTCCCCGTGACAGCATCGTCTTCGACACGGGCCACCAGTCCTACGTCCACAAGCTCCTCACCGGGCGCCAGGACTTCAGCACGCTCCGCCAGGAAGGCGGCCTCTCCGGCTACCCGGCCCGCGCTGAATCCGAACACGACATCGTGGAAAGCTCCCACGCGTCGTCGTCCCTGTCCTGGGCCGACGGAATCTCCCGTGCCCGTCAGCTCACCGGCGAAGGCGACCGGCATGTGGTGGCCATCGTGGGTGACGGCGCACTCACCGGCGGCATGGCCTGGGAGGCCATCAACAACATCGCGGCTGACAAGAAGCGCCGCGTGGTGATCGTGGTCAACGACAATGGCCGCTCCTATGCCCCCACCGTGGGCGGATTTGCCGACTACCTTGCCTCACTGCGCCCTACCATCGACTCCTTCCGAGCCGCCCCTGCCTACGAGGGCGCCCTGGACTGGTGGAAGAAGAGGCTGCAAAACGGCGGCCCCGTGGGCCAGTTCACCTACAAGAGCCTGCACGCCATGAAAAAGGGCATTAAGGACTGGTGGGCACCGCAGGGCATGTTCGAGGACCTCGGCATGAAATACATCGGCCCGGTGGACGGCCACAACCTCCAGGCAATGGAGAACGCACTTTCCACCGCCAAGAATTACGGTGGCCCCGTCATCGTCCATGCCATGACCGAAAAAGGCCACGGCTACGCTCCGGCCCGCGCCCACGAAGCCGACCAATTCCACGCCGTTGGCATCATCGATCCGGAGACGGGCGAGCCCACCGGCAGCGGCGGCGCGCAGTCCTGGACCTCCGTATTTGCGGACGAGATCGCCGCCATCGCCGACGAACGCGACGACATTGTCGGTGTCACCGGCGCCATGCTGATCCCGGTGGGCCTGCACAAGTTTGCGGCCAAACACCCCAAACGGGTCATCGACGTCGGGATCGCCGAACAGCATGCGCTGACCGCCGCCGCGGGCATGGCCTTCGGTGGGCTGCACCCTGTGGTGGCCGTCTACGCCACGTTCCTGAACCGGGCCTTCGACCAGCTGCTGATGGACGTCGCCCTCCACAAAGCCGGCGTCACCATCGTCCTGGACCGCGCAGGGGTCACCGGCCCCGACGGTGCCAGCCACCACGGCATGTGGGACATGGCCATGGTGCAGATCGTTCCCGGCCTTCACCTGGCGGCGCCCCGTGACGCCACCCGGCTTCGGGAGGAGCTTCGCGAGGCCGTGGCCATCAGCGACGCCCCCAGCGTGGTGCGTTTCTCCAAGGGATCTGTTGGCCCGGCAGTTGAGGCATTGGAACGGCTGAGCGACGGCGTGGACGTCCTTGCCCGCCGCCCCTCCGGCTCCACTGAAAACGACGTACTCATCGTCAGCGTCGGCGCCATGTCCGAGCTGGCCCTTGACGTTTCCAACCGGCTCGGTGCGCAGGGCATCAGCACCACAGTGGTCGATCCGCGCTGGGTTCTTCCGGTCCGCAAGTCCATCATTGCGCTGGCATCGCACCACCGGCTGGTGATCTGCATCGAGGACGGCGTCCGCGCCGGCGGCGTGGGCTCGCGCATCCGGCAGGAAATGCGGGCGGCAGGCGTGGACACCGCACTGAACGAGGTGGGCCTGCCCGTTGAGTTCCTGGAGCATGGCACCCGCAACCAGGTGCTGGAGCGCGTCGGGCTTACCGCCCAGCAGATCACGCACGACGTCGTGGCCCAGGTCCTCGGCACGAAGGTTCCGTTTGCGCGGCCCCTGCCCGGGCAGCAGCACCCCACCACCGGCAGCCTTCCGATCCTGTGA
- a CDS encoding energy-coupling factor transporter transmembrane component T, which produces MTASPAGRTAACTRRTKFNPLTWLAAAGSTAAITTAAASWQLSVAVVAACLGLSLAGGTGRRVVPAAAAVLVPLGLSLLVLHGLFFPEGRTVLAEWGPSRVTAEGLEFAGQRILQLAAVVMALLLFSFSVNVPDLVAALSARGVQGRFAFVLASTLTLLPAIAARAQRIRQAQESRGLVVTRSLVSRAGAFRLQAVPLVLSLIEDAGTRAAALEARGLSSTGPRTSYREVPDSSLQRTARAVLVLLAVAAVVLRLVQAGSGG; this is translated from the coding sequence GTGACAGCATCCCCGGCAGGCAGGACTGCGGCGTGCACCAGGCGGACAAAGTTTAATCCCCTGACCTGGCTGGCCGCTGCCGGCAGCACGGCGGCCATTACGACGGCGGCCGCAAGCTGGCAGCTGTCAGTCGCCGTGGTTGCCGCGTGCCTGGGCCTGTCCCTGGCGGGCGGCACAGGCCGCCGCGTGGTGCCGGCGGCCGCAGCAGTCCTGGTCCCGCTGGGCCTGTCGCTGCTGGTGCTGCACGGGTTGTTTTTCCCTGAAGGCCGAACTGTGCTGGCGGAGTGGGGACCCTCCCGGGTCACGGCAGAGGGCCTGGAGTTCGCAGGCCAGCGGATCCTGCAGCTGGCCGCCGTCGTCATGGCCCTGCTGCTGTTCTCCTTCAGCGTCAATGTTCCTGACCTGGTGGCCGCGTTGTCCGCCCGCGGCGTGCAGGGCCGGTTCGCCTTCGTGCTGGCGTCCACCCTGACCCTGCTGCCCGCCATCGCGGCACGGGCACAACGGATCCGCCAGGCCCAGGAATCACGCGGCCTGGTGGTCACCCGCAGCCTGGTGTCCCGGGCTGGCGCGTTCAGACTGCAAGCCGTCCCCCTGGTCCTGTCCCTGATCGAGGACGCCGGCACCAGGGCGGCCGCTCTGGAGGCGAGGGGATTGAGCAGCACCGGTCCGCGCACCAGTTACCGGGAGGTTCCCGATTCCAGCCTGCAGCGGACGGCACGCGCGGTCCTGGTGCTGCTGGCCGTGGCAGCGGTGGTGCTCCGTCTGGTGCAGGCAGGCTCGGGTGGCTGA
- a CDS encoding ECF transporter S component, whose translation MSSPSLTLPSQERFPARRRLLEILGALAIAATYIYLVLNQPADITGGPGSASALIALTGFLAGAVLLIVAVLPTLPASTLVLIPVALVLNIVLGQFVGSTLVPFYLDAIGTVLIAVLAGPAAGAATGALSSIVWSFFNPTVLPFAAGAALIGCLAGLAARYGLFRRFYLAPVAGFVTGIIAGVVSAPVAAFVFGGTSGVATGAIVSAFRAMGDTLLAAITKQALISDPMDKAIVFTIVAILVYALPRRARQQFPFIRRHRVLAGNTPAADARVDAPAEGTVQAPAQGTAQAPVPGTARDSTPKG comes from the coding sequence ATGTCATCGCCCTCTTTGACGCTCCCGTCACAGGAACGCTTCCCGGCCCGGCGCCGGCTGCTGGAGATCCTCGGCGCCCTGGCCATCGCGGCAACCTACATCTACCTGGTGCTCAACCAGCCGGCCGACATCACCGGCGGCCCCGGCAGCGCGTCGGCCCTGATTGCCCTCACCGGCTTCCTGGCGGGGGCCGTCCTGCTGATCGTCGCCGTCCTGCCCACCCTGCCCGCGTCCACCCTGGTACTGATCCCGGTGGCCTTGGTCCTGAACATCGTGCTGGGCCAGTTCGTCGGCAGCACCCTGGTGCCCTTCTACCTCGATGCCATCGGCACAGTGCTGATCGCCGTCCTGGCCGGACCGGCAGCCGGCGCAGCCACCGGGGCCCTCAGCAGCATCGTCTGGTCCTTCTTCAACCCCACAGTCCTTCCGTTTGCCGCCGGCGCCGCGCTCATCGGATGCCTGGCGGGACTGGCAGCACGCTACGGCCTCTTCCGCCGTTTCTACCTGGCTCCGGTCGCCGGCTTCGTCACCGGGATCATCGCAGGCGTTGTCTCCGCACCCGTGGCTGCCTTCGTCTTCGGCGGAACCTCCGGTGTAGCGACCGGCGCCATCGTCAGCGCCTTCCGGGCCATGGGCGATACCCTCCTGGCCGCCATCACCAAGCAGGCGCTGATTTCCGATCCCATGGATAAGGCGATCGTGTTCACCATCGTGGCCATCCTGGTCTACGCGCTGCCCCGCCGGGCACGCCAGCAGTTCCCCTTCATCCGGCGCCACCGGGTCCTGGCCGGCAACACCCCGGCAGCCGACGCCCGCGTGGACGCCCCGGCCGAGGGTACGGTGCAGGCCCCAGCCCAAGGCACTGCCCAGGCTCCGGTCCCGGGCACTGCCCGCGATTCAACCCCGAAGGGCTGA
- a CDS encoding class I SAM-dependent RNA methyltransferase, with protein MTSRTPTATQPQTGEAGHTGEEAVLDVGPVAHGGHCVARHEGRVVFVRHAIPGEKVRARLTDAGDGAKFWRADVVEVLEASPDRVEHFWRPADSLRAWSHGHPPVGGAEFGHITLARQRSLKADVLAEQLTRLAGFEQVPSVWTGGVEAVGETGDGGTGLGWRTRASFSVTPAGRLGMHAHRSDHIIPVREMPLASEAINALRLWDLDLQGVERVEVAAPANGSRPLVLLAPAPGTKEKRLRAIAADVPAEASVAAFDPLTGQVTQLRGRTWVQESAVGHEYRVTGEGFWQIHRDAPGTLVGAVTEFLEQGDFLHPGAVVADLYAGAGLFTAVLADAVGETGSVLSVEGAPGTSRDARKNLHSAAQVEVAQGRVERVLRQKPRNFDALLLDPPRAGAGKAVVGQLVESQPRAIAYVSCDPASFARDLGYFRRSGWQLTGLRAFDLYPHTHHLETVALLTPGP; from the coding sequence GTGACCAGCAGGACCCCCACCGCCACCCAGCCCCAAACCGGAGAAGCCGGCCACACCGGCGAAGAGGCGGTGCTGGACGTCGGGCCCGTCGCCCACGGCGGGCACTGCGTGGCGCGGCATGAAGGCCGCGTGGTCTTTGTCCGCCATGCCATCCCGGGCGAGAAGGTGCGTGCCCGGCTGACCGATGCGGGTGACGGCGCCAAGTTCTGGCGGGCGGATGTCGTTGAAGTGCTGGAGGCTTCCCCGGACCGGGTGGAGCACTTCTGGCGCCCGGCCGATTCCCTGCGCGCCTGGAGCCACGGCCACCCGCCGGTTGGCGGCGCCGAGTTTGGCCACATCACCCTGGCCCGGCAGCGCAGCCTGAAGGCGGACGTGCTGGCCGAGCAGCTCACCCGGCTGGCCGGCTTCGAACAGGTGCCCTCCGTGTGGACCGGCGGCGTGGAAGCAGTAGGGGAGACGGGCGACGGCGGCACCGGCCTTGGGTGGCGCACACGCGCCAGCTTCTCGGTCACCCCCGCCGGCAGGCTGGGAATGCACGCCCACCGCTCCGACCACATCATCCCGGTGCGGGAAATGCCCCTGGCCAGCGAAGCGATCAACGCCCTGCGCCTGTGGGACCTGGACCTGCAGGGGGTGGAGCGCGTTGAGGTGGCCGCGCCCGCCAACGGATCGCGCCCCCTGGTGCTGCTGGCCCCGGCTCCCGGAACGAAGGAAAAACGGTTGCGCGCCATCGCCGCCGACGTGCCGGCGGAGGCGTCCGTCGCCGCCTTTGATCCGCTGACCGGGCAGGTAACCCAGCTCCGGGGACGCACCTGGGTGCAGGAATCCGCCGTCGGCCACGAATACCGCGTGACCGGCGAGGGCTTCTGGCAGATTCACCGCGACGCGCCCGGGACCCTTGTGGGGGCTGTCACGGAATTCCTGGAGCAAGGGGACTTCCTGCATCCCGGCGCGGTGGTTGCAGACCTCTACGCCGGTGCCGGGCTCTTCACCGCGGTCCTGGCCGATGCAGTAGGGGAGACGGGCTCCGTGCTCTCCGTGGAAGGGGCGCCCGGAACCAGCCGCGACGCCCGGAAGAACCTTCACTCCGCTGCCCAGGTGGAGGTGGCCCAGGGCCGGGTGGAGCGGGTCCTGCGCCAAAAGCCGCGGAATTTCGATGCCCTGCTCCTGGACCCGCCCCGGGCAGGTGCCGGGAAAGCCGTTGTCGGCCAACTGGTCGAATCGCAGCCCCGGGCCATCGCCTACGTATCCTGCGACCCGGCGTCGTTCGCCCGTGACCTCGGTTACTTCCGCCGCTCAGGATGGCAACTCACAGGCCTCCGCGCCTTCGATCTCTACCCCCATACCCACCACCTTGAGACGGTGGCATTGCTGACTCCGGGTCCGTGA
- a CDS encoding nucleoside hydrolase: MPAYLLDVDTGIDDALALAYLAALPDTEFVAVTATPGNVDADQVARNTLALLELCGRPGVQVAVGARKPLSIPLLTTPETHGPQGIGYAVLPEPTGQLSPRDAVDLWIEYARAKPGELTALITAPLTNFALALRKEPELPDLLAKVVIMGGAFYHQGNTTPTAEWNTHVDPHAAKEVYAAYRGRPEEKLPIVCSLDTTERMELHPAHVQALAEAAGASVPELVLSGDPEGRRSTSDNTLVRHLSDALRFYFEFHRHYDQGYLAHVHDFFAAGVAAGTLEYTARPATVDVETDSPLLMGTTVADFRGLWGAPPNARVVSGNNPRQAFGELVSAVGMLARRVG; this comes from the coding sequence GTGCCCGCCTACCTGCTGGACGTTGATACCGGCATCGACGACGCCCTGGCGCTTGCCTACCTTGCCGCCCTTCCGGATACCGAGTTCGTGGCGGTGACGGCCACGCCGGGGAACGTGGACGCGGACCAGGTGGCCCGCAACACCCTGGCGCTGCTGGAATTGTGCGGCCGGCCCGGAGTGCAGGTGGCAGTCGGTGCCCGCAAGCCGCTGTCCATCCCGCTGCTCACCACGCCGGAAACCCACGGACCCCAGGGCATCGGCTATGCCGTCCTGCCTGAACCAACCGGCCAGCTTAGCCCGCGGGACGCGGTGGACCTCTGGATCGAGTACGCCAGGGCCAAGCCGGGGGAGCTCACCGCGCTTATCACGGCCCCGCTGACCAACTTCGCCCTGGCCCTGCGGAAGGAACCGGAGCTTCCCGACCTCCTGGCCAAGGTGGTCATCATGGGCGGTGCCTTCTACCACCAGGGCAACACCACGCCCACGGCCGAATGGAACACGCACGTGGATCCCCACGCCGCCAAGGAGGTCTACGCCGCGTACCGGGGCCGGCCGGAGGAGAAACTGCCCATCGTCTGCTCCCTGGACACCACAGAACGCATGGAGCTGCACCCTGCCCACGTCCAGGCGCTGGCCGAGGCCGCCGGGGCCTCCGTCCCTGAACTGGTGCTCTCCGGGGACCCCGAAGGCCGGCGCAGCACTTCCGACAACACGCTGGTCAGGCACCTGTCCGATGCCCTTCGTTTCTACTTTGAATTCCACCGGCACTACGACCAGGGGTACCTGGCCCACGTCCACGACTTTTTCGCCGCCGGAGTCGCCGCCGGCACGCTCGAGTACACCGCCCGGCCCGCCACCGTGGACGTCGAAACCGACTCCCCGCTCCTGATGGGAACAACGGTGGCCGACTTCCGCGGACTCTGGGGCGCGCCCCCCAACGCCCGGGTCGTGTCCGGGAACAACCCCCGGCAGGCCTTCGGTGAGCTCGTGTCCGCCGTCGGGATGTTGGCCCGGCGCGTGGGATAG
- a CDS encoding aldo/keto reductase, which produces MTSYRRLGKSGLTVSTVGLGCNNLGRANTATESQDATDAVVHAAIDAGITLFDVADTYGREPGLSETMLGKALGARRGDVVLATKFGMDAKGANGPDFGARGSRRYIVQAVEASLRRLGTDWIDLYQFHTPDPLTPIDETLAALDTLVRSGKVRYIGHSNRSGWQIAQAEYVARELGTERFISSQNHYNLLDRRAELEVTPAAEEFGLGVLPYFPLANGLLTGKYAPGHAPEGSRLSHTRTNLVNDADWDQLASFSAFAKERGLTEIEVAFSWLAAQPSVASVIAGATRPEQVRQNAEAANWVPTPEDLAELDGIFPAVPKVALF; this is translated from the coding sequence TTGACCAGTTACCGCCGCCTCGGAAAATCAGGCCTCACCGTCTCCACCGTCGGACTTGGCTGCAACAACCTGGGCCGGGCGAACACCGCCACGGAGTCGCAGGACGCAACAGACGCCGTCGTCCATGCCGCGATCGACGCCGGCATCACCCTGTTCGACGTCGCAGACACCTATGGCCGGGAACCGGGCCTCAGCGAGACCATGCTCGGCAAGGCACTCGGCGCCCGCCGTGGTGATGTGGTCCTGGCCACCAAGTTCGGGATGGACGCCAAGGGCGCCAACGGCCCGGACTTCGGCGCCCGCGGCTCCCGGCGTTACATCGTGCAGGCGGTGGAGGCCTCGCTGCGCCGGCTGGGCACCGACTGGATCGACCTGTACCAGTTCCACACCCCGGACCCGCTGACGCCCATTGACGAGACCCTGGCGGCGCTGGACACCCTGGTCCGCAGCGGAAAGGTCCGCTACATCGGTCACTCCAACCGCTCCGGGTGGCAGATCGCCCAAGCGGAGTACGTGGCCCGCGAACTGGGCACCGAGCGGTTCATCTCGTCGCAAAATCATTACAACCTCCTGGACCGGCGTGCCGAACTCGAAGTGACCCCGGCCGCCGAGGAGTTCGGCCTGGGCGTGCTGCCGTACTTCCCGCTCGCCAACGGGCTGCTCACCGGCAAGTACGCGCCCGGCCACGCGCCCGAGGGGTCCCGGCTCAGCCACACCCGCACCAACCTGGTGAACGACGCCGACTGGGACCAGTTGGCCAGTTTCAGCGCCTTCGCCAAGGAACGCGGCCTGACGGAGATCGAGGTGGCCTTTTCCTGGCTCGCCGCCCAGCCTTCGGTGGCCAGCGTCATCGCCGGCGCCACCAGGCCGGAGCAGGTCAGGCAGAACGCGGAAGCGGCCAACTGGGTCCCCACGCCCGAGGACCTCGCCGAACTGGACGGGATCTTCCCCGCAGTGCCCAAGGTGGCACTCTTCTAG